In Alosa sapidissima isolate fAloSap1 chromosome 11, fAloSap1.pri, whole genome shotgun sequence, a single window of DNA contains:
- the gnrhr4 gene encoding gonadotropin releasing hormone receptor 4 → MNDNCTNISTVMFDQLVQNTSCESPLCNRSAVADHFLRLPTFSTAAKIRVITTFTLCAVSAVCNLAVLWEASTNNKRRSHVRILIINLTVADLLVTFIVMPVDAVWNITVQWLAGDVACRFLMFMKLVAMYSCAFVTVVISLDRQSAILNPLAISEAKRKNKIMLIIAWTMSVILSIPQMFIFHSVTITFPANFTQCTTRGSFLQHWEETLYNMFTFVCLFLLPLVIMIVCYTRILREIWRIAKGNMSSKEVHLRRSNNYIPKARMRALKMSIVIVTSFIVCWTPYYLLGLWYWFFPDDLEETVSHSMTHILFIFGLFNACLDPITYGLFTIHFRKRLKRYCHEAVALNESDNNSMMTGSFKCSPSPFRMKKLAQNSQTGSRPQSIERQQCKTQEPPNNCLTADTDLGDPNCLSPESGI, encoded by the exons ATGAATGACAATTGTACTAACATCTCCACAGTCATGTTTGACCAGCTTGTGCAGAACACAAGCTGCGAATCCCCGCTGTGCAACAGAAGCGCAGTGGCAGATCACTTTCTCCGGTTGCCTACTTTTTCCACTGCAGCCAAAATCAGAGTGATAACTACCTTTACTTTGTGCGCGGTGTCGGCAGTCTGTAATCTCGCCGTGCTGTGGGAGGCTAGTACCAACAACAAGCGGAGGTCTCATGTCCGAATCCTCATTATAAATCTTACTGTGGCGGATCTGCTGGTGACATTCATCGTGATGCCTGTCGACGCAGTGTGGAACATCACTGTCCAGTGGCTGGCTGGGGACGTGGCCTGTCGGTTCCTCATGTTCATGAAACTTGTCGCAATGTACTCCTGCGCCTTTGTCACTGTTGTCATCAGCCTCGACCGACAATCTGCCATCCTGAACCCACTGGCTATCAGTGAGGCCAAGAGGAAGAACAAAATCATGTTGATCATTGCGTGGACCATGAGTGTGATTCTGTCTATCCCACAG ATGTTCATCTTTCACAGCGTCACCATCACCTTCCCGGCAAACTTCACACAGTGTACAACCCGGGGCAGCTTCCTCCAACACTGGGAGGaaactctctacaacatgttcacgtttgtgtgtctcttcctccttcccctGGTCATCATGATTGTCTGCTACACACGCATCCTGCGGGAAATATGGCGAATAGCAAAAGGAAACA TGTCCTCCAAAGAGGTTCATCTCCGGCGTTCCAACAACTACATCCCAAAGGCGCGCATGAGAGCGTTAAAGATGAGCATTGTCATCGTGACCTCTTTCATCGTATGCTGGACGCCGTACTATCTACTGGGCCTGTGGTACTGGTTCTTCCCTGACGACTTGGAGGAGACCGTGTCCCACTCAATGACTCACATCCTCTTCATATTCGGGCTATTCAACGCTTGCTTGGACCCAATCACATACGGCTTGTTCACAATCCACTTCCGCAAGAGACTGAAGCGATATTGCCATGAAGCGGTGGCGCTGAATGAGTCTGATAACAACTCAATGATGACCGGCTCGTTTAAGTGCTCACCATCGCCTTTCCGCATGAAGAAGCTCGCTCAGAACAGTCAGACTGGCAGCCGACCTCAGAGCATAGAGCGTCAACAGTGCAAGACACAGGAACCACCTAACAATTGTCTCACTGCAGACACAGACCTAGGAGATCCAAACTGTTTAAGTCCAGAGAGTGGGATATGA